The Aspergillus oryzae RIB40 DNA, chromosome 5 genome segment AACCACTAGAATCATAAGAAATGACCATAGTAAAATTGCCATCATAACGGAATATCTACGACTGGCATTGACAGTCAAGACCTGGTGTAGAACTGGGGTGGTCGTGAAGAGCATGGAGAGGTCATCCACTGATGCCCATAACATAGGTGAAGGTAAGCTAACTGGAACTAAACCGCTAATCTTGAATATACGTGGAACTTACACATTTGGGTGTGGTACTTGAGGCTAATGTGAAAAGCAGCGGAGCATATTCCAACGGCCATCAAACCCCAGTACGGGATGACGCGAAAGATATCGCGACTCGATTTTTGTCGCAGCTTGCGGATTCCATAGATCGCGTAGAATACTGCGTTTCTTGTGAGGCTCTTTGTTGGTAAATGTCTAAGTGAGTGTCAGTGCTTACTGTAAACGAGGTTGGTCAAACTGTTGATGAACTCGGCGATGTATCTTGTCACCGCATAATCCTGTTCCGACCCATGTGTATTAGCAGCATGTAGCATGTACAGGGTACTCATGGCATTCTCGTAGCTACCGACCTCCTCGCAAAAGCTTTCGAGACGTTAGCTGGTGGCTGATCGTACAATGAGCGGCATAGTATACTGACTTGGATTTGGCTGTTTGCACCCCCCAGAATGCGTCAGGCGAGGTTTCCTCGAACATTTTTCTAGTACTCTGAGTGTAGAATAGTGCGTGTAGGCAGACTACAGATATTCGTTGCCGAAAAGAATGAAGCCGTAGACACCAAGAGGTTCGTGGTGGCCTAGAAGACTAGGCATCATCAATCCTGAGATAAGCACTAACGATTTTCCTAATAACACCAGACTATATAGGTCAAGGATTTCCTTGCAGCCTATTCCTTCTACAATGTAGTTCAACAGGTTGAATAATATACTTATTTCTTGTCCACTCCCCATGTCAAAGACGGACTTTGCACCACCTTCGAGACAGAACACGTTTCTTGTCACACGATAATGCAGAATATTCCATTGCCACACAactccttttctttttgaaggGGAGACTAATGTAGCTAAACCACGGAGAACAGCACTTGGGCTCAGAGAAATCTACAAGTAACTTACTGGGATTATTTGAAGGAAGTATGCCCTAAGCTATAGGAGTACATATCCCTATGAACCTAACACTAGTCTATCTATAGGGCTGAACCTAGAAGTACCCACTGCTTTTACTTTCTAACTTTATGTCGGTGTGTATAAGGTTGAAGTCATGAAGCAAGGCTACACCGGTAAATAGGTGTTTGGCAATACTTGAAAGCTAGCTACTAGGAGATAGAGCGATTATATACAACAATTATGGATAGTGCAGCCTAAAGTAGCCCTCGCTCACGGATATAGCCGGAAGATTGTGGGGCAGCTGAAGATAACTTGCATGAGATTTTCAGCTGGAATGCCTCCCGCAGTTGATCGGCAGTCCAGTTGAGTTATCAGAAATAAGGAGAATTGTTCGCTGTCTAGATGCCTTCATTAGCTGATCATGTTgggaaacgaaaagaagacgaaCAGTAGGGAGTATTCTCAAGCTGGGTTCGTTGCCTCCCAGAGTCTCAGCCTTTGAAAACTGTGATCTTCGGCGTCTTTTCCCCATAGAGTTTACACTAACAAAACGTTAAGCGGCACTGCAAAACTCACATTCAGTAGGTAGCAACAGCTGCATCGATATCGCATCGATGCCTTCCTGAAGCTCAGGAGCTGTTGAGTCCTAAGTCCCTCGCCCTTCGGTAGAATATTCCGGCGGATGTTGGATCCCTTAGAATCGCTAAAGGCGCCTTAATTGACCTAGCGCATAATGTTCTAGTTCAGCGTGGTCAGTTTGAGCTAAGACTGTTCATGCTTTCGTATACCTGGCACAAGGCATCTGCCGAGGACATTCGATCGGCCTCCCGGCAGTGTCAGCAAAATCTATTCAGTAAAGGACACGTAAAGGCACTACAGAAGCTTAATTATGCTATGAACAAAAGCTTCCTGAACCGTCTGCAGAAGACAACTCATCCGGTCATCGCTAGCCGTAAATAGAGTTGGTGCGGCCTGCGATCTCCAACGTGAGGTTATCCATGTGGGGCGATCACGAAAGGATTGACAGTTCGTCAACCTATCTTTTGGTCAATTAAGTTTCAGATGAAAGTAGGCTTTTTCAGCTCTTGGTGGCGGTGAATGCTTTTTCGTATTCCTGTCAACACGATTGGACTGTCGACCAACTGTGGGCAGCTGAAAGCTTCAAGCAGCGTCCGTGTCCCACTACGTGTCTGCCACGGAAGGAAAGATCTGCAGTCTACCTATACAGAGTATTTGAATAACCCCATTGCCCATAGAGCGGTCCTCATGGGAGACTACTTAAGGACCGACACGTATTCACAAAAAGGACGCAGCAGTATAATTCCCTCCCAAAATTCCTGGTCTATCTACTTTTCAAACACCACCTCTCACAATGAATATTGCCACCACTTGCAACTCTTGGTCCATTGAGCATCACAggctcgaagaagaaaggcgaTGGGTTACTGATCTCCACTGCAaggccaagaaagacaatgGGGAATGGATCTCTACTCAACTCCGACTGGATGACATTCTGGGGAACGATGATGGTAGGCTCATCTATCCTCCTATCCTTAAGCAATAGTCATAATAACAACTCCACTAGGGAACTTCAAGTATAGTTTGAGGTATCCCGAAAGGAACATTTCCTCGTCAATGAGCAATCCCCGACTGGAGGTAACAGGAGACGGTCGACCGATTCTTCACGGCCGCCTTACCACCCGGGATGCTTATGGTCATGACAGAAGTCTTGATTTATCTAAAATTCTGTGGAATAAAGATGGTCGACTATCTCTCAATGGTGGGTACCTGATCCAACTTGAGACCACCTGCTTTAGCCAGAATGGCTGTTGACGAGTTAAACAGAGGACGTGGTTCGCGCGGAAGACGatagaagaagggaagaggcAAGGCAGAAAATGGTTAGATAGTCCCTTTCAATTAATGTCTGAAGTGTCAATCCCAACGTCACTAACGGTTTTTGCAGCTCGAAAAAGCGCGTCGCAACCCCAAACTGATGGAACGGTTGAGGCGCCAGGGAAAGCTTTGAGAATTGACGGAAAGGCAAGGTCATATTTGCTATACATCGTGTCAGCAAATCTATTTCATGACGATGTTATGGACACAGCAGCTAGTTCAAGATATTTCGCAACCAATTCTGTTAGTACCATGGATTTCTCGGGTTTATAGTATAGTTTTTCCAATCCTAACCCCTCTCCCCGTCTCGCTCCTGTTCTTTACTCTGAAGTCATATATTCGGAATTTCTACTCAGGGCAACTATAAATGTACTGTTAAATAGTCGACGCGGAAACATAAGACCATTGGCGGGATTCCACGAAGCGATTGTGCCACAGGGCTAAGGACTCCACGAATGTATCTATCATGAAGCCATTCAAGCTTAAGGTTAAAGGGCCATGTCCATGGAGTATACATAACTAGAAGACTAATCAGTACGAAACAAGTCACTGGCAATTACAATAGTAATTATCAAGCAATGCCTTTCCGCGATTGCCAAGAACCTCACTATATACTTAGAGAAAAATGCTTGTGTGTCATGTCcacccttcccttccttcatAACGCCAAGTCCCATAATCTCGTATAAACCATACTGAAACAGGTTCCCGGTTCATTCTATTTAATCCATAGATCTTGGCAGGAAATCTTGGCAGCTCGTGACAATGCTTCGCAATATAATTGGCTGGCTGTATATGTTTAACTTTGCCGTGAAGGAGCCAAACTTATGTCTAATGTCATGAAATGCCTTTTCGCCTTCAGTCTGGAATTAGAAGAGATTTCACCCCTTGAACATTGTGGTAGCCTCCAAGAAATGCTTCTCCCAGCCTCGTTTTCGCGAcatatctcttctcttagGTCGCTGAATCGGAAGTGGCAAAGACTCGTAGCgagaaggaacagaaacaaTGACGGACTTTCGAGTCGTATGCTTGATGTGTTTCTACGAACTTGGGACTTAGGATTCACCAGTTTTGGTGGACCTCCCGTGCACTTTCGTATCCTACATGAGAGATTCGtgcaaggaaaaggagagaaggaaaaatgggTCGATGAGCAGACTGTAAGTTTATGTCCTGCTGCGTCTTGTTTCTGACCCGTGTGTTCTTTCAACAGAGGATAATACCAGACTGATACCCAGGACAGTATCAGGAGCTCTTTGCGATATGCCAGGGTCTTCCTGGCCCAGCAAGCACAAAGATGATTTTCTGCCTGACCCTGTTACATGCTGGGTTTATTCCAGCACTGTTAGTTTTCTTCATTTGGAGGTAAGGGCCCAATATCGGCTTCAACGAGATTATATCATATACTTACAGTCATATAGTCTACCGGGAGCGATTGGCATGTATGCTCTCTCCCTTGGTGTCCAGAAAATTGGCGACACTCTTCCTTTACCGGTGTATGCGCTTCTCTCTGGATTAAATTCCTCAACTGTTGGCATCATTGCACTTGCAGCTGTGCAGTTAGCCGAGAAAGCTATTCGCGATAGGCTAACTCGCATCTTGGTAATATTCGGTGCATGTGCTGGACTATGTCATAATTCTCTTTGGTATTTCCCACTGTTAATGGTTCTTGGAGGTCTGGCAAGCATTATCtgggatggatggatgagCCAACAAATCCGGAAGATAAAGCTTGCATGGAGGAGAAGACACACGGTCCATCCCACCACTGAAACGGAGCTAGCAACTATGGAGAGTGCTCCGATGGAAGAGGGTGGACGAAACCCCGGCTCTAACCAAATTGACAATACACCTGAATCGCAAAGAAATCCAGTCCGATCACGAAACGTTGGTCCTAGGAGTGAATCGGTTCGCCCGAGCTCGGCAGATACTCCATTTCAtcaagatgcagaagagCGTCCCTTGCCGACCCATAGGATCCGTATTCGAGTGGGAATTCTCATTAcagtttgtttctttggtgagTATCTTCCACACAGCTGGCTCCTGATACCTCATAATTGTAATTAACTCGGCTCTAGCATCCTTCATTGGCCTTCTTGTGGGTAGGAGCGTCTCCGAGCAACCGCCATTGGCACTTGACCTTTTCACCAACATGTATCTGGCTGGTACCATCATCTTCGGCGGTGGGCCAGTTGTCAtccctcttcttcgctcCTATGTCGTTGCACCTGGCTGGGTTTCTAGTCGGGACTTTCTTCTCGGACTAGCAATCATTCAAGCCTTCCCAGGTCCTAACTTCAACTTTGCTGTTTATCTTGGGGCTCTAGCCTTACAAAACTCCCAGTTTCCAACAATCTTCGGTGCCTTTCTGGGAGGACTTGGAATCTTCTTTCCTGGGATTGCATTGGCAGTTGCCGTACAGAGCTTTTGGAGAACTCTCCGGCAGCGAAAATGGGTTGTCGATTTTCTTAGAGGTGTGAACGCAACTGCGGTCGGATTGGTATTTACTGCTGTTTATAGGCTCTGGGAGATTGGGTATCTTACTCCTGAGGCTACTAATGGGCAGAGTCTGGCAAAGGAGCCATGGTGGGTGGTGATTGCTGTTTTGACTTACGCAGAAAGTGCATGGTTCAATGTGCCATCTGCTGCTGCGATCATAGTTGGTGCTGTACTGGGGCTTTGCTGGTATGGGGTGGTGGGCTATTAGGCGCTGTGATAGCGTGTGATGGTTTGTATACTTTCCCATATTCGAAAATGGGGGTTGCTATACGGTTCTTCGGCTGACATGCTATTAGTAATATTGCTGTCTGCATCTAATATCTCTAGGTCATTTGAGTCCGCCTGGAGAAACATTGTGACTCTGGGTACCTGGTTAATTAGCGTTCCACAACTCTTACTGCTACTGCCCGATTCATAGCTTAGCTTTCTATATCCAGTTGATCAAATATACGCTTTCCATGGTTGTGGGAGTTGTTGACAGGCAGTTGAAATACAAGCAAAAGTGTTTTCGTCTCCTGCTGATATGGCCGCTCCTTGTCATGCTATTATTTAAATTATAGATTCCTTCTTTCATTTGTACTGTCTACTATTTAGAGAAGCTTGGCACGTCTATATCTAAATTATTCAACGGTTTCCCAGGGACGTTCGGATTCTATCAAAATCCATGGACATAGCATTACTAATAGATCAAACGATGATTCATACAGTCCGATGATAGTCATGGAATACGAGGAAATGCTTAGGACACCGTTCTCCAATCAGAGAAGCTTTTCGTAAGCGCTAATGCGTGGCGCCTGGGAGTATATCAGCACTAGAGGCACACTGCATTCAGCTATAAATTCTCCTTGCTTCCCACCGACTTTTGCTTATATTCAACGATTTCTCTCTGTCATtcaatcatcttctcctgacCAATCGTCGATGATGAGATACTTACTAACGGTCAGCCTGGCTCTGGTTGCTACCGTGGGAGGAAACCCCTCTGAGCCCATCGTTGACTTGGGATATTCATCTTATCGAGGATACTATAACACAACGACGGGGCTTAATATCTGGAAAGGGTGCGCAGCTACATGCCCCATCTCTACCTCCACTAAGCGTTTGTTGATTCCTCTGCGAGCAGAATTCGCTATGCGGCCCCTCCAATCAACGAATTGCGATGGCAACCCCCTGTTGCTCCTCCTCGGAATTCCAGCCATATTCTTCCAGCTGTTGACCAGCCGCCTGTCTGCCCGCAATCCGGTGCCGCTGGGACACCGACAGTCTATGGCTTCAACTCGGGTCCAGGTGACGAGGACTGTTTGTATCTGAACGTCTATGCACCACCCAGAGCATCGGATTTGCCGGTCTTCGTCTGGATTCGTAAGATGCCACTATGCCTTTGTCAATTAGTGTAGATACAGCAATCGGTGTATTTTTCTAACTATCTGGTAGATGGAGGTGGATACGGCCTCTTTGGAGCTGTCTATGACCCTAGTCCATTGATGAATACCAACGGCAACGGCTTTATCACGGTAGAAATCCAGTACCGTCTCGGAGCATTTGGCTTTCTGTCATCCGCAGAGGTTCGTGAAAGAGGGACTAATAATGCTGGGCTTCTGGACCAGCGGTTCGCACTGCAGTGGGTTCAGCAACATATCACTAAATTTGGCGGCAACCCCAGGCGCGTCACTATCGGTGGCGAGTCAGCTGGTGCTGGAGCATCCATGCTGCACGCACTGGCTtatggaggagaagagtCGAATCTATTCCAGAATGTACTTACCGGGATCTACTTTCACCCGCTCAATCACGATCTGAATCCTTTACTGACGCCGGCCGCACTTAGATCATTGCAGCTAGTCCGTACTCGGTACCGATATACCCATATGATGACCCTGTACCCACCGGCTACTACGAAGAATTCGTCGAAAAGGCAGGCTGTGGCCCATCTTCGATCGCAAAAGTCCGGTACAACAGCAGCTTTGATTGCTTAGTAGCAGCACCGAGCGAGACGCTCCAAAACGCCAGCGGTCTGGTTTCCGAATCAGGCTTATTCGGCACGTTTGCATTTCTGCCTGTCATCGACAATGATCTGATTCGCGAGCGACCGTCGGCGCAGTTACTCTCAGGCAAAGTCAGTGGTCAGCGAATCCTTGTCGGAGTAAGCTCGTCTGTCTCTTGCTTTCAATCCTACGGTACGCTGACAAGTTGTAGAACAATGCTAATGACGGCGTCCCCTTGAGTAATCCGAATGTGGTGACACGCACCGCATTCGACAGCTACCTTTCGGCGACATTCCCAAACTTCACCGAGACCGATCTAGCCTGGCTAAATCTGGTCCATGACACGGCCGATTCTCAGCCGACCGACGACAGCCCCCGGTTCGACACCCTGGGCACTTCAGGTCCAACTGCAAAGAACGAGTCTGAGGTGGCGACGGGACTACAGCAGACCGTGTTTAACATCTTTGCCGAGTCCACATTTGACTGTCCTGCACAGTGGCTCGCCGAGGCGTTTGGGGGACCTCTCCGCCAGGCCTGGAAGTACCAATACTCAGTCACACCAGCCTACCACGGCGCGGACATGAACGCCTATTTTCCCGCCGGAGCGTCCTGGCCCAGCAAAGGGTTCAACCACGCATTCCAGAAGATCTGGGGCAGTTTTATTATTAACGATTCGCCAATTATTCCGCTCCAAGATGCCACTGCTAACCAGAGCCACGCCATTGTCCCTGAAACCCCACACGGTACCCTTGACTGGCCACAGTTCCACCCATCGGCCCCTTGGCACATGGACTTAAATACCACCGGCGGCACCGTCTCCCCGGTTGTCGTCACGCCAAACTACACCTATTATATCCGGCAGGGCGACGATATTGTTAATCACTTCCGTCTAGCAAACGCCTACACCTGGGAAGGAGGACGAGGTCTAAGATGTCTATTTTGGCGCGCCGTTGCAGACCGGATTCCGCTGTAACTCCGGAAGCTCAATAAATTCCGCCTGAGGCGATCCAGGTGGGACTAAAACCAGCCTGGTATAGATTTTCTCCCTAGACCCTTAGAATTAATAATGCAACCCTGAACGATGTTACGTACCTCCATTTAAGGGGGCAAAGCTTAGCACCTGTAGCTAACCCGGATCTTCAACCGTACCACACAACCAACACAGTAATGATTCGCGGCTATAGATATAATCTGCTCATTCACATGTCGTTCGGACCACAGTTATATCTATCAACTTATCACAAACGACGGGCGGTGAGTTTCAGGTTCTCTTTACGTGCTTCCgtggagaaaagggaagtTGGGTGTCGATCTATTGCAGCTGCGCGACAATAGTGGGGAATTTGCGAATAATGTTATGGAGAATGTAGATCCGGAAGAGGTAACCGCTCTCTGGCGGTATAAACCTATAGAATTTGTGACTTATTATAGTCGAGATCGGGATGCTATAATAAGCAGGCTATGTCTCAGATTGACTCCTTAACGGATGTGGTATACCTGGGGTCTAGAACTTGGGTGTGTCTTTTATGAGGGAACGCTGCAGCTGGGGACGAATTGTGCTCTTGCTGTGGTATCTTGCGAGATTTCGATAGTTCTCGTGTTTGGGATCTCTGTAGGAGCGTGGTATAGTGCGATGCAGGCGTAGTGTGTGCGTATAGTGTAGGTGGACTAACTTCTCAGCCGAGGACCCATATTATGATATCCCTGTTGGAAAGCtgaatggatgaagattCAGCTGTCCAGATGGCCTTATCTAACCCTTCTTATCGGATTCATGGCCTGATTACTCATCTCGGCACAAAATGGACAGCAGTTTTCCTGTCccatttttccatttttgtttctctctggGACCTAGTGAGGGAATCCGTTGTCGTACTCGTACAGCCAAGATAACTTTCGTAGTCTCAAATTTGGGCCGGTTCAGCATATTCCCTTTTTGGTTTTTATGAGTCAAGaattcttctcttcgaggTAGAGGGTCCTCGAATACGGGTGTAGCATGTCTAGTGTGGTCGCTTAAAACCTCTGCTGGCAAGATCGCTTAGGTCGGCCAGTCGGAAGGGAGTTAATTTGCCTAGAACGGCCAGTGGATATGTTCGGGGTTCAGGGACGAGGTCCCCATGCCCTAATTGACCTACCTAGGCACCGAGTAGGTTGCTCCTGCATGTGATTCGATAGAATCCTGTCATGGTCCATGGGACATTAGTCCATAATTACCTTATTATAGTCTAGTTATAAAACTGATATCTCAGGTATCCACAGCTTAGTGCCCTATCCTAGGCAGTACTGTTCTCTTTTGTTCGCTCTCATCCGGCTTACTTGATTAGGGACAAAGTTTCGGTCTCTTTCTATTATTAAGTAAGACATTTCGAGTTCCAACAGTGCACTAAGAACCCGGTGTCTGTGGGCACTCGGGATTTGCCCTCCGGGACGGGAGACGTTGGTAAGGTTGACACCGGTGGATGACAATGGGTATGGGGAAAGCCTCCACCTTCCGCGGTTTCCCCGATAGGTCTTATCTACCGTTCTCAGATGCCTTTGAATTAATTTCCTCAGACAATGGACAGCTCACAGCATGAAGTCCGATATGCGCATCGTCCCCACAGGGCTATCAAAGAAGGCACATCAATTCCTAACGTGGCTTATGAAAGTTAAAATAAACTCAGAGGCTATTGCCCTCCTCAATGTGCCATCTCTTTGTGTTTGACACAACGTAGGTACTTAGTTTATGTCACTTAAGGTCCGCAGTATGCCAATCCCTGTATTAATCAGCATAACGGTCCCGGCTCTTATGCGTTCTTATGCAGGGACCACGCGCATCTTGTGCGACGACAAGGGCCCCTGGTCGCCCTGTGCATCGTACGAGTCCGGAACTCTTCCAACAGCACGCGACAATGCATGGATGCTGAAGGATCAGGCTCGTCAGATTCTGTCGGGATGGCCAATCCAGGATGCTCTGTTCTGTTGTGAATACGGGTTGAGCTGTCATTGTTTCGTAGATTATTCGCGCAATCGGCCCATATCGATCGCAGCGGTCACTACGATTGACTTTGGAGTGTGTTTCAGAGCGACGATTCCGGTTGCCCCGATTAGACTTGTATGTTAGCTGCTTAGGTAGGCGCAAGTAAAGTTCTGTCATTGTGCGTCGAAGAAAATTCGTATAATGGATATGTCTTAAGCGAGTTTGCCCTGCGCGAATTGACCAATCTATTGTTTAACGTTTGCATCTGTCACCTTTAATTAGCCAGGGTGTCTCCGCTAAGACcagacaggaaagaaaagaataagtCAGATTCTTGTGGTGCTATAGTAGAGCCCATTAAACATAAAACCCATGTTAGTGCAGGCACGCTAAACTGTACCACACCAGCCTTGGCCACGCGAGAAAACCACCGATTGCTCGAGAATTGCAGAATGTGATCACCTAAATCATTCCTGAACCAGGGTTCGCGTGGGCCCTTTGATGTCATCTCAAAGAACGCCGGAGATGTTGACCTTTTctggaaaagggagagaaggtcTCGTTTGTTCGGGAGGCGACGTGTGGCGGCACGCTTTGGTCTCCGGCAGTGATTAGGTTTTTGATATGTCGTTTACCACGTTGGCGAGAATGCTCTGTCGGAGAAATTGAATGGATGTGTACATTTAACCGATCGGCCGAAGATAAGGTTGCACAGTTCCTTCGGTACCATGGAATGGCATTCTGGATAGCAGTCGAGGGTCCAAACGGCCAAACAGTCAGGGTGGAAAAAAGTCACGAGCTGCCACCTTTCAGCTGAGTCAGcgtttgtttgtttgttctttttgtttgcaCACGTAATTGAGCCCGGTCGAGCCCTAACGACCGAGGTTACATATATGGATATGGAGCTCGATGGTCGCATTCGTTTACCATTGTAGGCCATGGGAGATTGCTGCTAAAGTTCAATAATCTCATGGCGAAATTAACATGGACCAGCCTACTCCATACTCCATACTCTTCTCCGTATTCCACCCGACGCTCTGCGCACTAGCCGTCTGATCTTTTGCCTCTCCTGAGTGCCGAACGGCGCTCAACGGCCACTATGACGGAGGGATCCAGAGTTCGTTTCGAGACTAAGACTTGGTCTAAACTGACAGCTTTTAATTCCGACCTATCAGTTTGCTAACCTTCCGGACTTCGGGTGAGAGTGGAGTCACCGATCTCGCTATGTATGCACGGTTTCTGATTTATCGATGCAGCAGGAGTATTAGAGTGGGTGCATGAAGAAAATTTTACCAGGTTTTTTGCCAGTTTTTTCTGGACTATGCGTCAATGGTTCCCGAACACTCTCCTTTCCGGCCGAATattgccttttttttccctacctttttctttttctttttttttttttttctcctgaTGGGTGTATATTAATAAATGGGCCTCCCATTAGCATGGACGATCCCCCTGGTTGTTTTCAGGAAGTTGATCCGATAATACTGGGTCTGGATTCTGCGGATACCTCCAGTCTGCTAGATACCAACtgctttttccctttcatggTCAATTTATAGGTCTCGCGCCCTCCGTCGATGCATTCGAGGTCCTCCGAATAATCCCTTTGGTTTTCTTGAGTTTTCCAGGTGAAATCACCCAGTCAAGAAGCCATGGATCTAAAGTATGAATTCCCTCCGCAACAACAAGAGGGCAAAGAATGGTTTAATTTCCCTACCGAGATTGAACGCTCCCTCACCTCTGTCTTTGCTCCCCGgaacatcctcatcgtcggcgCTGGCATCGCCGGCATCTCCTGTGCCCTCGCCCTCTCCAAAGAACTCACTCCCTTCGTCCCCGACCTTCAGATCACCATCTTCGAACGCCATGAcatcctctccacctccggCGGCGCCATCAACCTCACCCCCGTCGCCCAGCGCCACCTCGACCGCCTCGGCGTCCTCGACGAGCTCGACAAAATGGGCACCGAAGGCGGCACAGACGTCGAAGCCATCGAGCTCTTCTCCAGCCGTTCCGGCCGCCCACTAGGCAGCATCGATTTCACAGACCAAAAAGGGAACGGATTCGGTGGATACAAGGGCCGCCGGGTAATGCGGATCGTCCTCTCGGTTGCTATGCTGGCCGTGGTGGAGCGGACAAAGAACATCAACGTCGTATTCGGGAAGAAGCTCATCCGCGgcgaagaaaacgaagacGAAGCCACCCTGCACTTCCAAGACGGCACCACCGCAACCGGTGACCTGGTCTTGGGCTGCGACGGCGTGCACTCGGCGACCCGCACCCACTGGGTATCTCCGGAGCATCCGTCCGAGTATACCGGCATCTCCTTCCTGCAGACCGTCATCGACGCCAAGAGTATCAAGTCTCCGATCCATTTTCGCTCCACCTCCATGAATATCTCCCGTCATGGCTCCTTACTGGCCAGCTACTGTGATCGAGAACACGACCAGATCTTCTTGGCGGCTATCGTGCAGTTCAATGAGGCCAATTTGCCCTCCTGTAAGATCGAAAACGGACAGGACTGGGTCACACAACATCGGATCAAGAATGCCTTGCACGAGGAGATGCAGGCTCGCTTCGGGAAGTCCGGAGTTCCTTGCATCCGTGAGATGACGAGTAAATCGGGCGATTGGATGCTCTATCCCGTGTACCAGGTCCGGCCGAATGCACGTTGGCATACGGATCGGGCTTTGCTGCTCGGTGATGCTGCACACGCTGTatgtttctctctctctatctctacCTATTCCCCATCTAGTATTCGTTACGAAACTAACAAAATAAACCAGATGCCCCCGCGCGACGAATCCGCCGCCTACGCCCTCGACGACGCAATCCTCTTCTCCCGCATCCTCGCCAAACACCGTCACGAACCCCTCCCCGTCGCCTTCAAAGCCTACGAAGACCTCCGTCGCCACACCGTCAACACAGCCTTCAAGGCCTCCCGTCGCATGTGGGAGAAGAACCGGGACATGGGATTCCTCGAGGGCCGGCTCAAAGAATTGACCTTCCCTCTCTACATCCGTAATCATAgacaggaaagagaagccgCGTGGGCATTCGATGCAACGCAGATCACGATCCCCA includes the following:
- a CDS encoding CVNH domain-containing protein (predicted protein) gives rise to the protein MNIATTCNSWSIEHHRLEEERRWVTDLHCKAKKDNGEWISTQLRLDDILGNDDGNFKYSLRYPERNISSSMSNPRLEVTGDGRPILHGRLTTRDAYGHDRSLDLSKILWNKDGRLSLNEDVVRAEDDRRREEARQKMLEKARRNPKLMERLRRQGKL
- a CDS encoding putative chromate ion transporter (predicted protein); its protein translation is MLLPASFSRHISSLRSLNRKWQRLVARRNRNNDGLSSRMLDVFLRTWDLGFTSFGGPPVHFRILHERFVQGKGEKEKWVDEQTYQELFAICQGLPGPASTKMIFCLTLLHAGFIPALLVFFIWSLPGAIGMYALSLGVQKIGDTLPLPVYALLSGLNSSTVGIIALAAVQLAEKAIRDRLTRILVIFGACAGLCHNSLWYFPLLMVLGGLASIIWDGWMSQQIRKIKLAWRRRHTVHPTTETELATMESAPMEEGGRNPGSNQIDNTPESQRNPVRSRNVGPRSESVRPSSADTPFHQDAEERPLPTHRIRIRVGILITVCFFASFIGLLVGRSVSEQPPLALDLFTNMYLAGTIIFGGGPVVIPLLRSYVVAPGWVSSRDFLLGLAIIQAFPGPNFNFAVYLGALALQNSQFPTIFGAFLGGLGIFFPGIALAVAVQSFWRTLRQRKWVVDFLRGVNATAVGLVFTAVYRLWEIGYLTPEATNGQSLAKEPWWVVIAVLTYAESAWFNVPSAAAIIVGAVLGLCWYGVVGY
- a CDS encoding putative carboxylesterase (carboxylesterase type B), which produces MRGAWEYISTRGTLHSAINSPCFPPTFAYIQRFLSVIQSSSPDQSSMMRYLLTVSLALVATVGGNPSEPIVDLGYSSYRGYYNTTTGLNIWKGIRYAAPPINELRWQPPVAPPRNSSHILPAVDQPPVCPQSGAAGTPTVYGFNSGPGDEDCLYLNVYAPPRASDLPVFVWIHGGGYGLFGAVYDPSPLMNTNGNGFITVEIQYRLGAFGFLSSAEVRERGTNNAGLLDQRFALQWVQQHITKFGGNPRRVTIGGESAGAGASMLHALAYGGEESNLFQNIIAASPYSVPIYPYDDPVPTGYYEEFVEKAGCGPSSIAKVRYNSSFDCLVAAPSETLQNASGLVSESGLFGTFAFLPVIDNDLIRERPSAQLLSGKVSGQRILVGNNANDGVPLSNPNVVTRTAFDSYLSATFPNFTETDLAWLNLVHDTADSQPTDDSPRFDTLGTSGPTAKNESEVATGLQQTVFNIFAESTFDCPAQWLAEAFGGPLRQAWKYQYSVTPAYHGADMNAYFPAGASWPSKGFNHAFQKIWGSFIINDSPIIPLQDATANQSHAIVPETPHGTLDWPQFHPSAPWHMDLNTTGGTVSPVVVTPNYTYYIRQGDDIVNHFRLANAYTWEGGRGLRCLFWRAVADRIPL
- a CDS encoding uncharacterized protein (predicted protein), encoding MDLKLNAPSPLSLLPGTSSSSALASPASPVPSPSPKNSLPSSPTFRSPSSNAMTSSPPPAAPSTSPPSPSATSTASASSTSSTKWAPKAAQTSKPSSSSPATKKGTDSVDTRAAGGQRTSTSYSGRSSSAAKKTKTKPPCTSKTAPPQPVTWSWAATACTRRPAPTGYLRSIRPSIPASPSCRPSSTPRVSTTVIENTTRSSWRLSCSSMRPICPPVRSKTDRTGSHNIGSRMPCTRRCRLASGSPESGRMHVGIRIGLCCSVMLHTLCPRATNPPPTPSTTQSSSPASSPNTVTNPSPSPSKPTKTSVATPSTQPSRPPVACGRRTGTWDSSRAGSKN